In Sphingomonas panacisoli, one genomic interval encodes:
- a CDS encoding chromosomal replication initiator DnaA, whose amino-acid sequence MSQLGLPLAWPPGPADDEFLVTASNSHAFHLLERWATWPVMTALLIGPRKSGRSVLARVFASRSGGTFVDDADRRAEKDLFHAWNAAQADRRPQLFIAESAPPDWRIAIPDLRSRLAASPVARIGPPDDALMRSLLERQFLRRHLDARPDLIEWLIARLDRNFVAVERAVDVLDQDVLEHRKRLSIPRARATLAAAGIIALPSSQDDQ is encoded by the coding sequence ATGAGCCAGCTCGGCCTGCCGCTGGCTTGGCCACCCGGTCCAGCCGACGACGAATTCCTGGTGACCGCGTCGAACAGTCACGCCTTCCACTTGCTCGAACGCTGGGCGACCTGGCCGGTGATGACCGCATTGCTGATCGGGCCGCGCAAGTCGGGACGCAGCGTGCTCGCGCGCGTGTTCGCCAGCCGTAGCGGTGGGACGTTCGTCGACGATGCCGATCGTCGCGCCGAAAAGGATCTGTTCCACGCCTGGAATGCGGCGCAGGCCGATCGCCGGCCGCAATTGTTCATCGCCGAAAGCGCACCGCCCGATTGGCGCATCGCGATTCCCGATCTGCGCTCGCGCCTCGCCGCTAGCCCGGTCGCGCGGATCGGTCCGCCCGACGACGCGCTGATGCGGTCGTTGCTCGAACGCCAGTTCCTGCGCCGGCATCTCGACGCGCGGCCGGACCTGATCGAATGGCTGATCGCCCGGCTCGACCGCAATTTCGTTGCGGTCGAGCGCGCGGTCGACGTCCTCGACCAGGACGTGCTCGAACACCGCAAGCGCTTGTCCATTCCGCGCGCACGGGCCACACTGGCGGCGGCGGGAATCATCGCCCTGCCTTCATCACAGGATGACCAATGA